Proteins from a single region of Hordeum vulgare subsp. vulgare chromosome 6H, MorexV3_pseudomolecules_assembly, whole genome shotgun sequence:
- the LOC123401561 gene encoding uncharacterized protein LOC123401561, which translates to MDTTKRCIATVIVLMLCLQLHTSADARRLSSGGGEIRLPSDGKDDPTAQVGASKLIKIDDSFYTSCPDGMVLECILIGFAPFCKCVPKKGAGLTDGSMLPSDGRGDPADQVGASKLINIEDSFYTPCPDGMVQKCIFVGTTPFCGCVPKKGAGLTDGSMSSTANKPGNKD; encoded by the exons ATGGACACCACCAAGAGGTGCATTGCCACAGTCATCGTGCTGATGCTCTGCCTCCAGCTCCACACCTCCGCGGACGCCCGCCGCCTCTCCTCCGGCGGCGGCGAGATCCGGCTTCCAAGCGACGGCAAAG ATGATCCTACTGCTCAAGTCGGGGCGTCAAAGTTGATCAAGATAGACGACTCGTTCTATACCAGCTGTCCGGACGGCATGGTACTGGAGTGTATACTCATTGGATTCGCCCCTTTTTGCAAGTGCGTGCCTAAAAAGGGTGCCGGCCTCACCGATGGATCCATGCTTCCGAGCGACGGCAGAG GTGATCCTGCTGATCAAGTCGGGGCGTCAAAGTTGATCAACATAGAGGACTCATTCTATACCCCCTGTCCGGACGGCATGGTACAGAAGTGTATATTCGTTGGAACCACCCCTTTTTGCGGGTGCGTGCCTAAAAAGGGTGCCGGCCTCACTGATGGATCCATGTCGTCGACGGCGAACAAGCCGGGGAACAAGGACTAG
- the LOC123401560 gene encoding receptor-like serine/threonine-protein kinase ALE2 isoform X2, whose amino-acid sequence MGRGGLLFLLLRTLLLLPAASALLANIQPSPAPHPSNPPETRVFGPRISPAFSPGVLSPRSPGIAVHSHKHHRRPHHAPPPSLSLPPEGCSSTVCPEPMSSTPIGSPCGCVLPLSVIVDIAVAPYLLFMHTAELEVEVAAGTFLKQSQVKIMAAIPSIEDDQKTRVTFYLVPLREHFDSYTASLISDRFWNKKVQINSSVFGAYEVINITYPGLGPAPPAMSSLTSGPPGNGEYPITADVHHQNKKLDSWIIVVVAGSSLVLIVACIGLIILIVKWKKLKRFHEAGNPVITPSVKRRHGGRSQSTSMVSSVSASMLSTVATCAASVKTFSLAQLEKATDGFSSRRVLGQGGFGRVYHGTMDDGNEIAVKMLTREDRSGDREFIAEVEMLSRLHHRNLVKLIGICTERAKRCLVYELIRNGSVESHLHGADKDKGMLNWDVRMKIALGAARGLAYLHEDSNPHVIHRDFKGSNILLEEDFTPKVTDFGLAREATNGINPISTRVMGTFGYVAPEYAMTGHLLVKSDVYSYGVVLLELLSGRKPVGMSDNMDPENLVTWARPLLGNKEGLERLIDPSMNGNYNFDNVAKVASIASVCVHSDPSQRPFMGEVVQALKLIYNDAEEAVGDSYSHRESSCDPDDDLQGGFVFDSGSGSWWNSGASGCLDYRNPSPFINMEYSSGRIEARQEREGDPYSVALTGARVQKRAPQSRSAPLQIRKLSPSHWSRGSFSEHGRPPLH is encoded by the exons ATGGGACGCGGAGGGCTCCTCTTCCTCCTGCTGCGGACGCTCCTGCTCCTCCCCGCCGCCTCCGCGCTCCTCG CAAACATACAGCCTAGCCCAGCGCCACATCCGTCAAATCCCCCTGAAACAAGAGTGTTTGGACCTCGAATTTCCCCGGCATTTTCTCCTGGGGTACTGTCTCCAAGATCTCCTG GTATCGCTGTCCATTCACACAAACACCACAGACGACCACACCATGCCCCTCCGCCATCCCTATCTCTCCCACCTGAAG GTTGCTCTAGCACTGTTTGCCCCGAGCCCATGAGTTCAACACCGATTGGTTCCCCCTGTGGCTGTGTGCTGCCCCTTAGTGTTATTGTTGACATTGCTGTAGCTCCATATTTACTATTCATGCACACGGCAGAATTGGAAGTTGAAGTTGCAGCTGGCACATTTCTTAAACAGAGCCAAGTGAAGATTATGGCTGCTATTCCAAGTATCGAAGATGACCAGAAGACAAGAGTCACCTTTTATTTGGTGCCACTAAGAGAGCATTTTGATAGCTATACTGCATCCCTAATATCGGATAGGTTCTGGAATAAAAAGGTTCAGATTAATTCATCTGTTTTTGGAGCTTACGAGGTTATAAACATTACCTATCCAG GGCTGGGACCTGCACCACCAGCTATGTCATCTCTTACGTCAGGTCCTCCAGGAAATGGAGAATATCCTATAACCGCAGATGTGCACCATCAAAATAAGAAATTAGATAGCTGGATCATCGTGGTAGTTGCAGGGTCCTCTCTGGTACTAATTGTGGCATGCATTGGGCTCATTATCTTAATAGTCAAATGGAAGAAACTTAAGCGTTTTCATGAGGCTGGGAACCCTGTGATCACCCCGTCAGTTAAAAGAAGACATG GTGGCAGATCTCAGTCAACTAGCATGGTGAGCTCTGTATCAGCGTCAATGCTCTCAACAGTGGCCACATGTGCAGCATCGGTAAAGACATTTTCGCTTGCACAGCTTGAAAAGGCCACTGATGGTTTTAGTTCAAGAAGAGTTTTGGGTCAAGGTGGGTTTGGACGTGTTTATCATGGGACCATGGATGATGGAAACGAGATTGCTGTTAAAATGCTGACAAGAGAGGACAGGAGTGGTGACCGCGAGTTCATTGCGGAGGTGGAAATGCTCAGTCGATTGCACCATCGTAATCTTGTCAAATTGATTGGCATTTGCACCGAACGTGCAAAAAGGTGTCTTGTTTACGAGCTTATACGAAATGGAAGTGTGGAATCCCATCTCCATG GTGCTGATAAGGATAAGGGCATGCTGAACTGGGATGTCAGGATGAAAATTGCTTTGGGTGCTGCTAGAGGCTTGGCGTACCTACATGAAGATTCAAACCCTCATGTTATACACCGGGACTTCAAAGGTAGCAATATATTGCTGGAGGAAGATTTCACTCCAAAGGTTACTGATTTTGGTTTAGCAAGGGAAGCAACCAATGGAATCAATCCCATTTCCACGAGGGTAATGGGGACTTTCGG GTATGTTGCTCCAGAGTATGCCATGACAGGGCATCTTCTTGTCAAGAGCGATGTCTACAGTTATGGGGTTGTGTTGCTGGAGCTTTTATCAGGAAGGAAGCCCGTAGGCATGTCCGACAACATGGATCCTGAGAACCTTGTTACTTGGGCTCGTCCTCTTCTAGGCAATAAGGAGGGTTTGGAGAGGTTGATCGACCCTTCTATGAATGGCAACTACAATTTCGACAACGTAGCCAAAGTGGCATCCATCGCTTCGGTGTGCGTTCACAGTGATCCATCACAGAGGCCATTCATGGGTGAAGTAGTCCAGGCACTGAAGCTGATTTACAATGACGCGGAGGAGGCCGTCGGCGATTCCTACAGCCACAGGGAATCATCATGTGACCCGGACGACGACCTCCAGGGCGGCTTTGTCTTTGACAGTGGTAGCGGTAGCTGGTGGAACAGCGGGGCTTCCGGGTGCCTAGACTACCGGAATCCCTCACCGTTCATAAACATGGAGTACAGCTCTGGCCGAATAGAAGCGAGGCAGGAGCGCGAAGGTGACCCTTACTCGGTAGCGTTGACAGGCGCCCGTGTACAAAAACGAGCACCCCAGAGTAGATCAGCCCCTCTGCAAATCAGGAAGCTCTCCCCGTCTCACTGGTCAAGAGGCAGCTTCAGCGAGCATGGGCGGCCGCCTCTCCATTGA
- the LOC123401560 gene encoding receptor-like serine/threonine-protein kinase ALE2 isoform X1, translated as MGRGGLLFLLLRTLLLLPAASALLANIQPSPAPHPSNPPETRVFGPRISPAFSPGVLSPRSPGIAVHSHKHHRRPHHAPPPSLSLPPEAGCSSTVCPEPMSSTPIGSPCGCVLPLSVIVDIAVAPYLLFMHTAELEVEVAAGTFLKQSQVKIMAAIPSIEDDQKTRVTFYLVPLREHFDSYTASLISDRFWNKKVQINSSVFGAYEVINITYPGLGPAPPAMSSLTSGPPGNGEYPITADVHHQNKKLDSWIIVVVAGSSLVLIVACIGLIILIVKWKKLKRFHEAGNPVITPSVKRRHGGRSQSTSMVSSVSASMLSTVATCAASVKTFSLAQLEKATDGFSSRRVLGQGGFGRVYHGTMDDGNEIAVKMLTREDRSGDREFIAEVEMLSRLHHRNLVKLIGICTERAKRCLVYELIRNGSVESHLHGADKDKGMLNWDVRMKIALGAARGLAYLHEDSNPHVIHRDFKGSNILLEEDFTPKVTDFGLAREATNGINPISTRVMGTFGYVAPEYAMTGHLLVKSDVYSYGVVLLELLSGRKPVGMSDNMDPENLVTWARPLLGNKEGLERLIDPSMNGNYNFDNVAKVASIASVCVHSDPSQRPFMGEVVQALKLIYNDAEEAVGDSYSHRESSCDPDDDLQGGFVFDSGSGSWWNSGASGCLDYRNPSPFINMEYSSGRIEARQEREGDPYSVALTGARVQKRAPQSRSAPLQIRKLSPSHWSRGSFSEHGRPPLH; from the exons ATGGGACGCGGAGGGCTCCTCTTCCTCCTGCTGCGGACGCTCCTGCTCCTCCCCGCCGCCTCCGCGCTCCTCG CAAACATACAGCCTAGCCCAGCGCCACATCCGTCAAATCCCCCTGAAACAAGAGTGTTTGGACCTCGAATTTCCCCGGCATTTTCTCCTGGGGTACTGTCTCCAAGATCTCCTG GTATCGCTGTCCATTCACACAAACACCACAGACGACCACACCATGCCCCTCCGCCATCCCTATCTCTCCCACCTGAAG CAGGTTGCTCTAGCACTGTTTGCCCCGAGCCCATGAGTTCAACACCGATTGGTTCCCCCTGTGGCTGTGTGCTGCCCCTTAGTGTTATTGTTGACATTGCTGTAGCTCCATATTTACTATTCATGCACACGGCAGAATTGGAAGTTGAAGTTGCAGCTGGCACATTTCTTAAACAGAGCCAAGTGAAGATTATGGCTGCTATTCCAAGTATCGAAGATGACCAGAAGACAAGAGTCACCTTTTATTTGGTGCCACTAAGAGAGCATTTTGATAGCTATACTGCATCCCTAATATCGGATAGGTTCTGGAATAAAAAGGTTCAGATTAATTCATCTGTTTTTGGAGCTTACGAGGTTATAAACATTACCTATCCAG GGCTGGGACCTGCACCACCAGCTATGTCATCTCTTACGTCAGGTCCTCCAGGAAATGGAGAATATCCTATAACCGCAGATGTGCACCATCAAAATAAGAAATTAGATAGCTGGATCATCGTGGTAGTTGCAGGGTCCTCTCTGGTACTAATTGTGGCATGCATTGGGCTCATTATCTTAATAGTCAAATGGAAGAAACTTAAGCGTTTTCATGAGGCTGGGAACCCTGTGATCACCCCGTCAGTTAAAAGAAGACATG GTGGCAGATCTCAGTCAACTAGCATGGTGAGCTCTGTATCAGCGTCAATGCTCTCAACAGTGGCCACATGTGCAGCATCGGTAAAGACATTTTCGCTTGCACAGCTTGAAAAGGCCACTGATGGTTTTAGTTCAAGAAGAGTTTTGGGTCAAGGTGGGTTTGGACGTGTTTATCATGGGACCATGGATGATGGAAACGAGATTGCTGTTAAAATGCTGACAAGAGAGGACAGGAGTGGTGACCGCGAGTTCATTGCGGAGGTGGAAATGCTCAGTCGATTGCACCATCGTAATCTTGTCAAATTGATTGGCATTTGCACCGAACGTGCAAAAAGGTGTCTTGTTTACGAGCTTATACGAAATGGAAGTGTGGAATCCCATCTCCATG GTGCTGATAAGGATAAGGGCATGCTGAACTGGGATGTCAGGATGAAAATTGCTTTGGGTGCTGCTAGAGGCTTGGCGTACCTACATGAAGATTCAAACCCTCATGTTATACACCGGGACTTCAAAGGTAGCAATATATTGCTGGAGGAAGATTTCACTCCAAAGGTTACTGATTTTGGTTTAGCAAGGGAAGCAACCAATGGAATCAATCCCATTTCCACGAGGGTAATGGGGACTTTCGG GTATGTTGCTCCAGAGTATGCCATGACAGGGCATCTTCTTGTCAAGAGCGATGTCTACAGTTATGGGGTTGTGTTGCTGGAGCTTTTATCAGGAAGGAAGCCCGTAGGCATGTCCGACAACATGGATCCTGAGAACCTTGTTACTTGGGCTCGTCCTCTTCTAGGCAATAAGGAGGGTTTGGAGAGGTTGATCGACCCTTCTATGAATGGCAACTACAATTTCGACAACGTAGCCAAAGTGGCATCCATCGCTTCGGTGTGCGTTCACAGTGATCCATCACAGAGGCCATTCATGGGTGAAGTAGTCCAGGCACTGAAGCTGATTTACAATGACGCGGAGGAGGCCGTCGGCGATTCCTACAGCCACAGGGAATCATCATGTGACCCGGACGACGACCTCCAGGGCGGCTTTGTCTTTGACAGTGGTAGCGGTAGCTGGTGGAACAGCGGGGCTTCCGGGTGCCTAGACTACCGGAATCCCTCACCGTTCATAAACATGGAGTACAGCTCTGGCCGAATAGAAGCGAGGCAGGAGCGCGAAGGTGACCCTTACTCGGTAGCGTTGACAGGCGCCCGTGTACAAAAACGAGCACCCCAGAGTAGATCAGCCCCTCTGCAAATCAGGAAGCTCTCCCCGTCTCACTGGTCAAGAGGCAGCTTCAGCGAGCATGGGCGGCCGCCTCTCCATTGA